Proteins from a single region of Octopus bimaculoides isolate UCB-OBI-ISO-001 chromosome 11, ASM119413v2, whole genome shotgun sequence:
- the LOC106882609 gene encoding transmembrane protein 229B translates to MVGQQDSVDSTESFFTRHHNSWQTMMHQHIALSLPMRFYIYAIHGYFIEVMFTAAWEFVVNMNVKFPGNTSVWSLLIYGVAILVVEQIHYRLQDTVPLLCRGLIYMLWTYLWEFSTGYILTRFDACPWDYDNFDWDIMGLVTLEYAPLWFFGGILTEKILIFYTRHLYWGPYMDSTRYQGMNGHIKMK, encoded by the coding sequence attCTACTGAAAGTTTCTTCACTCGTCATCACAACAGCTGGCAAACAATGATGCATCAACATATAGCACTATCGTTACCTATGCGATTTTATATTTATGCCATCCATGGCTATTTCATTGAAGTGATGTTCACAGCAGCCTGggagtttgttgttaacatgaaTGTCAAGTTTCCTGGAAACACAAGTGTCTGGTCTCTGTTGATTTATGGGGTTGCAATCCTTGTTGTCGAACAGATTCATTATCGCTTACAGGACACAGTACCATTGCTGTGTCGAGGACTTATTTACATGTTGTGGACTTACCTATGGGAATTCAGCACTGGTTATATATTAACACGTTTTGACGCCTGTCCTTGGGACTACGATAATTTTGACTGGGATATTATGGGTCTAGTGACACTTGAGTATGCACCTTTATGGTTCTTTGGCGGTATCCTTACAGAGAAAATCCTAATATTCTACACTCGTCATCTATACTGGGGACCTTACATGGATTCAACACGCTACCAAGGGATGAATGgtcatataaaaatgaaatag